From the Primulina tabacum isolate GXHZ01 chromosome 15, ASM2559414v2, whole genome shotgun sequence genome, one window contains:
- the LOC142526010 gene encoding uncharacterized protein LOC142526010 has product MAEHRENDRHIPSEAIPIRDHFRPVINNHYSGIARGTINANNFELKPALINMVQQNQFAGTATSDPHVHLRTFLEITDTELATKFLAKYFPPAKSAQLKIEISTFRHTDFEQLYEAWERYKELLRKYPNHGFEDWVQIELFYNGLNGQTRTTVDAAAGGTIFAKSPEQAYDLLEQMTINSYQWPSERAGVSALTTQLAAMNKVSTAETEGPSIVAEEQSRPEEAQNHENLSYANNKNVLNPPPGFNTSNGEGKPSFEDLVGTFVSESGKRMARTESRLDNLETHMTNIGASLKILESQVGQITKQLTSQPSGALPSTADPNMKQVNAIFIQHEEVGMIEGEEKKIDRTTSREDKPTPSKGNRGKKSMSYDFDQCIDISMLPYPQRFLQLQAEFHKKKGLEDLKTLHSNIQSTEKEEVTFIGGDDKGRQGNIPQKLQDPGEFVVPCEIGGELVEKAICDSGASVNIMPSSLYEKLGLSRIKPTGLSLQMADKLVRTPLGIVEDVELKIDQIRLLADFVVLDMENSQNVRAILGRPFLATAGAVIDLRQGKLTMDVDGQNVELKASKISYDPP; this is encoded by the exons ATGGCTGAACACAGAGAAAATGACAGACACATCCCGTCAGAGGCTATTcctatcagagatcacttcCGACCAGTGATCAACAATCATTACTCTGGTATTGCCCGAGGGACCATCAACGCAAATAATTTCGAGTTGAAGCCTGCTCTAATCAATATGGTTCAGCAAAACCAGTTTGCTGGAACAGCCACTTCTGATCCTCATGTTCATTTGAGGACCTTCTTGGAGATAACGGATACA GAGCTGGCGACGAAATTTTTGGCAAAATACTTTCCCCCtgcaaagtctgcacagttgaagattgagataagtacttttaggcatACTGATTTTGAGCAGTTGTACGAAGCATGGGAAAGATATAAAGAGTTATTGAGGAAGTACCCGAATCATGGCTTTGAAGACTGGGTGCAAATCGAATTATTCTATAACGGGTTAAATGGTCAGACACGGACGACAGTGGATGCAGCGGCaggtggcacgatctttgcTAAATCTCCCGAGCAAGCCTATgacttgcttgaacagatgacgaTAAATAGCTACCAGTGGCCGTCTGAAAGGGCAGGA GTATCTGCACTGACCACACAACTAGCAGCTATGAACAAAGTGAGCACAGCAGAGACTGAAGGTCCATCGATTGTTGCTGAAGAGCAATCCCGTCCTGAAGAAGCTCA AAACCATGAGAATCTTTCATATGCAAACAATAAGAATgtattgaatcctccaccggggttcaatacatcaaatggggaagggaaGCCGTCATTTGAGGATTTAGTTGGGACATTCGTTTCTGAATCTGGCaagaggatggctaggactgagtcTAGACTTGACAACCTTGAGACACACATGACAAATATTGGAGCTTCGTTGAAAATCCTGGAATCACAAGTTGGGCAGATAACGAAGCAACTCACGTCTCAACCATCAGGTGCATTACCAAGTACTGCAGATCCAAATATGAAACAAGTGAATGCTATTTTCATCCAACATGAGGAGGTTGGGATGATAGAAGgagaagagaaaaaaattgaTCGCACAACCAGCCGGGAAGATAAGCCGACTCCAAGCAAAGGAAACCGAGGTAAGAAAagtatgagttatgattttgatCAATGTATTGATATTTCTATGCTCCCCTATCCCCAGAGATTTTTACAATTACAAGCTGAATTTCACaagaaaaaaggtcttgaagatctcaagaCCCTACACTCTAATATTCAGTCTACAGAGAAGGAAGAGGTGACATTTATTGGAGGAGATGATAAGGGCAGGCAAGGAAATATTCCTCAGAAGCTACAAGACCCCGGAGAATTTGTAGTACCATGTGAAATAGGGGGTGAATTGGTGGAAAAAGCTATATGTGATTCAGGAGCAAGTGTGAATATAATGCCAAGTTCTCTTTACGAGAAACTTGGATTGAGTAGGATAAAGCCCACAGGACTAAGCTTGCAGATGGCAGATAAATTGGTCAGGACACCGCTGGGTattgtggaagatgttgaacttaAGATTGATCAAATAAGGCTTCTAgcagattttgtggtgcttgacatggaGAACAGTCAGAATGTTCGTGCTATTTTAGGACGACCATTTTTGGCTACTGCTGGAGCCGTCATTGATTTGAGACAAGGAAAACTGACCATGGATGTTGATGGTCAAAACGTAGAACTCAAGGCTTCCAAGATATCATACGATCCACCATGA